From Brassica oleracea var. oleracea cultivar TO1000 chromosome C3, BOL, whole genome shotgun sequence, a single genomic window includes:
- the LOC106333669 gene encoding feruloyl CoA ortho-hydroxylase 2-like, whose amino-acid sequence MAVNYEDQTILFDFVVKQGNGVKGLIDSGMSCVPQPFVQPPSERIATLNGQTCEAAQPIDLSQLDGPHHKEVAKQIVEAAETLGFFQVVNHGVSIELLELLKTSAHEFFAQPPEKKAIYLKEVSPNKLVKYGTSFVPEKEKAIEWKDYVSMLYTNDHEALQHWPQPCREVALAFLKSSMQMVKRVVEVLMEDVGVRLEEERMNSLMGTKMVNMNYYPTCPSPELTIGVGRHSDMGMLTVLLQDGIGGLYVRLDNGDWAEIPPLNGALVINVGDTLQILSNGKYKSAEHRVRTTNIGSRVSVPIFTAPNPSEKIGPLPQVVKRDGVARYKELLFQDYMNNFFSQPHDGKKSLDFARAD is encoded by the exons ATGGCTGTCAATTACGAGGACCAAACCATATTGTTCGACTTCGTAGTCAAACAAGGTAACGGCGTGAAGGGACTGATAGACTCTGGCATGTCTTGTGTTCCACAGCCTTTTGTCCAACCACCCTCTGAGCGAATTGCGACCCTAAACGGCCAAACATGTGAAGCTGCACAGCCAATCGATCTTTCCCAGCTAGACGGTCCACACCACAAGGAGGTGGCCAAACAAATTGTTGAAGCTGCCGAGACGCTTGGCTTCTTCCAG GTGGTGAACCATGGTGTTTCGATAGAGCTGCTTGAATTGCTTAAAACGTCGGCTCATGAGTTTTTCGCACAACCTCCTGAGAAAAAAGCGATTTACCTAAAAGAAGTGAGTCCAAACAAGTTAGTTAAGTACGGAACGAGCTTCGTGCCAGAGAAGGAGAAGGCCATTGAGTGGAAGGATTATGTGAGCATGCTTTACACCAATGACCATGAGGCTCTTCAACACTGGCCTCAACCATGCAG AGAGGTGGCACTTGCTTTTTTGAAATCATCCATGCAAATGGTGAAAAGAGTAGTTGAAGTATTGATGGAGGATGTAGGAGTGAGACTAGAAGAAGAGAGAATGAACAGTTTGATGGGGACCAAGATGGTCAACATGAACTACTACCCAACCTGTCCCAGCCCTGAGCTCACCATAGGCGTCGGTCGTCACTCCGACATGGGTATGTTGACCGTTTTATTACAAGACGGGATTGGTGGTCTCTACGTTAGACTAGACAACGGTGACTGGGCCGAGATCCCTCCTCTCAATGGAGCCTTAGTCATCAATGTTGGCGATACTTTGCAG ATTCTAAGCAATGGGAAATACAAAAGTGCGGAGCATCGGGTTCGAACCACAAACATCGGATCGAGAGTCTCTGTGCCCATTTTCACGGCACCTAATCCCTCGGAGAAGATCGGTCCGTTGCCGCAAGTGGTGAAGCGTGACGGGGTGGCTCGTTACAAAGAGTTGTTGTTTCAAGACTACATGAACAACTTCTTCAGCCAGCCACACGACGGCAAGAAATCTCTCGACTTTGCTCGTGCCGATTGA